A part of Myxococcus landrumus genomic DNA contains:
- a CDS encoding alanyl-tRNA editing protein, translating to MSTERLYFDDPFLHRFTARVVAHGTWNGATSVVLDRTAFYPEAGGQMADHGVLGGLPVRDVQVDDAGTVHHLVDVGEAGTLPAPGLTLDGVVEAERRRIHMSLHTGQHMLSRALLDIAGAATVSSRLGAVCTIDTDQDTLDEQRVAEAEAHVNATIDADLPIRAFFPTPEELAALPLRRAPKVTDHIRVIQVGDFDVSPCGGTHCTRTGQVGLVRVLGVERYKGKGRVLFSAGPRARKELWDEAGTLRALGRAFTCGPLEVPTVVDKLRRELAEAREALGAARAKLAEHTATELAAALDASADKHVVAVLEGAGPEALRAVAARLTSQPDAVVFLAGRTPEGLAVLIARGASSTFGCGAFLKRAAEASGGRGGGRPEHAEGRLPTSTDWAALVASLRT from the coding sequence ATGTCCACCGAGCGCCTCTACTTCGACGACCCGTTCCTCCACCGCTTCACGGCCCGCGTCGTGGCCCACGGCACCTGGAACGGCGCGACCTCCGTGGTGCTGGACCGCACGGCCTTCTACCCTGAGGCCGGCGGACAGATGGCGGACCACGGCGTGCTGGGCGGGCTGCCCGTGCGCGACGTGCAGGTGGATGACGCGGGCACGGTGCACCACCTGGTGGACGTGGGCGAAGCAGGCACCCTGCCCGCCCCGGGGCTCACGCTGGACGGCGTGGTGGAGGCGGAGCGCCGCCGCATCCACATGTCCCTGCACACGGGGCAGCACATGCTGTCGCGCGCGCTCCTGGATATCGCGGGCGCGGCCACGGTGTCCTCGCGGCTGGGCGCCGTGTGCACCATCGACACGGACCAGGACACCCTGGACGAGCAGCGCGTCGCCGAGGCCGAGGCCCACGTCAACGCCACCATCGACGCGGACCTCCCCATCCGCGCCTTCTTCCCCACGCCGGAGGAGCTCGCCGCGCTGCCCCTGCGCCGGGCCCCGAAGGTGACGGACCACATCCGCGTCATCCAGGTGGGCGACTTCGACGTGTCCCCCTGCGGAGGCACCCACTGCACGCGCACGGGACAAGTGGGCCTGGTGCGGGTGCTGGGCGTGGAGCGCTACAAGGGCAAGGGCCGCGTGCTCTTCTCCGCGGGCCCCCGTGCGCGCAAGGAGCTCTGGGACGAGGCGGGCACGCTGCGCGCCCTGGGACGCGCCTTCACCTGTGGCCCCCTGGAAGTGCCCACCGTGGTGGACAAGCTGCGCCGGGAGCTGGCCGAGGCCCGCGAGGCCCTGGGCGCCGCCCGCGCGAAGCTGGCTGAGCACACCGCCACGGAGCTCGCCGCCGCGCTGGACGCCTCCGCCGACAAGCACGTCGTCGCCGTCCTGGAGGGCGCGGGCCCGGAAGCGCTGCGCGCGGTGGCCGCCCGCCTCACCTCCCAGCCGGACGCGGTGGTGTTCCTCGCCGGCCGCACCCCGGAGGGGCTCGCCGTCCTCATCGCCCGAGGCGCCTCGTCCACCTTCGGCTGCGGCGCCTTCCTCAAGCGGGCCGCGGAGGCCTCGGGAGGCCGGGGCGGAGGGCGCCCCGAGCACGCCGAGGGCCGCCTCCCCACCTCCACCGACTGGGCCGCGCTCGTCGCATCCCTGCGCACCTGA
- a CDS encoding cytochrome P450, whose translation MSKSAPPTFISRFEPHNVENPYPLYARLREEAPVHFSPEMHLWVVSRHDDVKAVVLNPQDFLSANSFRNPVPPAPEVVAVLEEGYPQVPALVDDDPPNHTRMRVIVTKALAPHRLSAMEARVRAITTELLDAFAADGHADLVDKLGYPLPARVIGAIMGLPDSDLERMKRWTEDLALLSAGNVPVARQVECAHGLVSIQKYLAGYIAERRKTPGDDLISALIEARYEDSPPLSDVELISLLSLLHFAGHETTTNLLGNLLVWVLQEPERLKELREDPSRIPRAIEETLRLDSPIQGMMRTTARAVTLNGVEIPANARVLVLFASANRDQTVFTSPDHGDPRRPDVGKHLGFGMGIHYCIGAPLARLEVKLAMEMLLKRLPNLRLAPDNAFSYVPNFLHRGPHRLLVEWDPA comes from the coding sequence ATGTCCAAGTCTGCCCCGCCCACGTTCATCAGCCGCTTCGAGCCGCACAACGTCGAGAATCCGTATCCGCTCTACGCCCGGCTGCGCGAGGAAGCGCCGGTGCACTTCAGCCCGGAGATGCACCTGTGGGTCGTCTCGCGGCATGACGACGTGAAGGCGGTGGTGCTCAACCCGCAGGACTTCCTCTCCGCCAACTCCTTCCGCAACCCGGTGCCCCCCGCGCCGGAGGTGGTGGCCGTCCTCGAAGAGGGATATCCGCAGGTGCCCGCGCTGGTGGACGACGACCCGCCCAACCACACACGCATGCGCGTCATCGTCACCAAGGCCCTGGCGCCCCACCGGCTCAGCGCCATGGAGGCGCGGGTGCGCGCCATCACCACGGAGCTCCTGGACGCGTTCGCCGCGGACGGCCACGCGGACCTGGTGGACAAGCTCGGCTATCCGCTCCCCGCCCGCGTCATCGGCGCCATCATGGGCCTGCCCGACTCCGACCTGGAGCGGATGAAGCGGTGGACGGAGGACCTGGCGCTCCTGTCCGCCGGCAACGTCCCCGTCGCCCGACAGGTGGAGTGCGCGCACGGACTGGTGTCCATCCAGAAGTATCTGGCGGGCTACATCGCCGAGCGCCGGAAGACCCCGGGAGACGACCTCATCAGCGCGCTCATCGAGGCGCGCTACGAGGACTCGCCGCCCTTGAGCGACGTGGAGCTCATCAGCCTGTTGTCCCTCCTGCACTTCGCCGGACACGAGACGACGACGAACCTGCTGGGCAACCTGCTCGTCTGGGTGCTCCAGGAGCCGGAGCGGCTCAAGGAGCTGCGCGAGGACCCCAGCCGCATCCCCCGCGCCATCGAGGAGACGCTGCGCCTGGACTCGCCCATCCAGGGGATGATGCGCACCACCGCCCGCGCGGTGACGCTGAACGGCGTGGAGATTCCGGCGAACGCGCGCGTGCTCGTCCTCTTCGCCTCCGCCAACCGCGACCAGACCGTCTTCACCTCGCCCGACCACGGAGACCCCCGCCGTCCGGACGTGGGCAAGCACCTGGGCTTCGGCATGGGCATCCACTACTGCATCGGCGCGCCGCTCGCCCGGCTGGAGGTGAAGCTGGCCATGGAGATGCTCCTCAAGCGGCTGCCCAACCTGCGGCTCGCGCCGGACAACGCCTTCTCCTACGTGCCCAACTTCCTGCACCGGGGCCCGCATCGCCTGCTCGTGGAGTGGGACCCGGCCTGA
- a CDS encoding sensor histidine kinase: MTGPVSAAPQDKEVDADWVNSRLKRFTLLACLLIHALLVSSLWGRWHTIFVVTSGFVGVTAANQVLASKFFSRHTHAAERVRFTLNMLANVFYGMASDWALPMWLYLPLNALWVDRFADVGARRRLFVMLALVAGVALADGCPPEVPACFVLLSLLTHLISDGRVFLTHHAMRELARQHDELAEAHAQLELAHQRAREQERLTSLGMLAAGVAHEINNPMSYVKSNVNALLMDLRACKQLPPELQEYVDDVLPATADGIRRVVAIVADLRRFARGDPGALEEYDLNEEVAVALRITRTQVQQRCEVQVVLGDLPRLLGRPGQLAQVVVNLLMNAVQAMPERGRIHLSTRMEADEAVLCVHDSGVGMTPEVRAKLFQPFFTTKPAGEGTGMGLAVVHGIVTSHQGRIDVESWPQSGTRITIRLPRIPPLDLHLSGLTGGPLTPPTTKPRPDAA, from the coding sequence ATGACAGGACCTGTGTCCGCGGCGCCCCAAGACAAGGAGGTCGACGCAGACTGGGTGAACAGCCGGCTCAAGCGCTTCACCCTCCTGGCGTGCCTCCTCATCCATGCGCTGCTCGTCTCCAGCCTCTGGGGACGGTGGCACACCATCTTCGTGGTGACGTCGGGCTTCGTCGGGGTGACGGCGGCCAACCAGGTCCTCGCGAGCAAGTTCTTCTCGCGACACACCCACGCCGCGGAGAGGGTGCGCTTCACCCTCAACATGCTGGCGAATGTCTTCTACGGCATGGCGAGCGACTGGGCGCTGCCCATGTGGCTGTACCTGCCGCTCAACGCGCTCTGGGTGGACCGCTTCGCGGACGTGGGCGCGCGAAGGCGGCTGTTCGTGATGCTGGCGCTGGTGGCGGGCGTGGCCCTGGCGGACGGGTGTCCACCCGAGGTGCCCGCCTGCTTCGTGCTGCTGTCGCTGCTCACACACCTCATCTCCGACGGGCGCGTGTTCCTCACCCACCACGCCATGCGGGAGCTGGCCCGGCAGCACGACGAACTGGCCGAGGCCCACGCCCAACTGGAGCTGGCCCACCAGCGCGCCCGGGAGCAGGAACGACTGACCAGCCTGGGCATGCTGGCGGCGGGGGTGGCGCATGAAATCAACAACCCCATGAGCTACGTAAAGAGCAACGTGAATGCGTTGCTCATGGACCTGCGGGCCTGCAAGCAATTGCCGCCGGAGCTCCAGGAATATGTCGACGACGTGCTGCCCGCCACGGCGGACGGCATCCGCCGCGTGGTGGCCATCGTCGCGGACCTGCGGCGCTTCGCGCGAGGGGACCCGGGCGCGCTGGAGGAATACGACCTCAACGAGGAGGTCGCCGTCGCGCTGCGCATCACCCGTACCCAGGTACAGCAGCGCTGCGAGGTGCAGGTGGTGTTGGGTGACCTGCCACGCCTGCTGGGACGCCCCGGGCAGCTGGCCCAGGTGGTGGTGAATCTCTTGATGAACGCGGTGCAGGCCATGCCCGAGCGAGGACGAATCCACCTGTCCACGCGAATGGAGGCCGACGAGGCCGTTTTGTGTGTTCACGACTCGGGCGTCGGCATGACGCCGGAGGTGCGGGCCAAGCTCTTCCAACCCTTCTTCACCACCAAGCCCGCAGGCGAGGGCACCGGAATGGGATTGGCCGTCGTGCATGGCATCGTCACCTCCCATCAAGGCCGCATCGACGTGGAGAGTTGGCCACAGAGCGGCACGCGCATCACCATCAGGCTCCCGCGGATTCCACCGCTGGACCTGCACCTCTCCGGGCTCACCGGAGGTCCGTTGACTCCACCCACGACCAAGCCCCGCCCCGACGCGGCATGA
- a CDS encoding response regulator produces MEAYKVLVVDDEPQVAHALRRLLRREGFDVQLAFNGEEALERLKGFSPDIVLTDFRMPGMTGSELLQRVKRLHPLALRLIISGYADFKSVVASVNEGEICRFISKPWDDAELVTYLAGLLRHRETLAQLYAPFRSAGQGVSAEVSPTDAALVLKVQVADPSFPAEQAVSIIERFAGLLADDSLKVVGGLLERFGGRLSFVAEVGGPQRLRLELPVRAEAPAANLRQGLGEA; encoded by the coding sequence ATGGAAGCATACAAGGTGCTGGTGGTGGACGACGAGCCGCAGGTGGCACATGCACTGAGGCGGCTGTTACGGCGTGAGGGATTCGACGTCCAGCTCGCCTTCAACGGGGAAGAGGCGCTGGAGCGCCTCAAGGGTTTCAGTCCAGACATTGTCCTGACGGACTTCCGGATGCCGGGAATGACAGGCAGCGAGCTGCTCCAGCGCGTCAAGCGGCTGCACCCCTTGGCGCTGCGGCTCATCATCTCTGGCTATGCCGACTTCAAGTCGGTGGTGGCCTCGGTGAATGAAGGCGAAATCTGCCGCTTCATCAGCAAGCCTTGGGATGACGCGGAGCTGGTGACGTACCTGGCGGGCCTCTTGCGCCACCGGGAGACGCTGGCCCAGCTCTACGCCCCGTTCCGCTCGGCGGGGCAAGGGGTCAGCGCCGAGGTGAGCCCCACCGACGCGGCGCTCGTCTTGAAGGTCCAGGTGGCGGACCCGTCCTTCCCGGCCGAGCAGGCCGTCTCCATCATCGAGCGCTTCGCGGGGCTGCTGGCCGACGACAGCCTGAAGGTGGTCGGGGGCCTGCTGGAGCGGTTTGGAGGAAGGTTGTCCTTCGTCGCGGAAGTCGGCGGCCCCCAGCGGCTGCGGCTGGAGCTGCCCGTGCGGGCGGAGGCGCCCGCGGCCAACCTCCGCCAGGGACTGGGCGAAGCATGA
- a CDS encoding ABC transporter substrate-binding protein/permease has product MTSCVQREEAGLERVRRSGELRWGADAQGGEPYAMEDPEVPGRMRGFEVELADALARELGVRARFVQNDWSSLIPSLERGSFDVALNGIEVTPARSGRILFTRPYYIFQLRLMARGDDRSVTGLASLRGRRVGTLANSQAWEMLQKEGVQAVPYEGVEEPYIDLEQGRVDAVLMDDLIAQRYGQPRARLRVVGDVGEGYYAIAVRPGDEDLRAALDVAIGHVARSGELRAIFQRWNIDSASQQRMVEWSDAQTRQVLAQTQAPRLGWAQGVLFLQAALVTLVVSVGAMTLAVPLGAGLALVRLYGPRWLGRLASLYVELFRGTPVLLQLYVLYYGLAGVLRLDALSAAVLGLGLNYAAYEAEVYRAGVLAVPRGQFEAALALGMSTRMAVRRVIFPQAFRVALPGVTNDFIALLKDSSLVSVISVVELTKRMTITAVDVRSWLLPGALCAALYLAMSYPLSVLARRLEARLARG; this is encoded by the coding sequence ATGACGTCGTGCGTCCAGCGTGAGGAGGCCGGCCTCGAGCGGGTGCGGCGCTCCGGGGAGCTGCGCTGGGGCGCGGATGCCCAGGGCGGTGAGCCCTATGCGATGGAGGACCCGGAGGTGCCGGGGCGCATGCGCGGCTTCGAGGTGGAGCTGGCGGACGCGCTGGCGCGGGAGCTGGGCGTGCGCGCGCGCTTCGTCCAGAACGACTGGTCCAGCCTCATCCCCTCGCTGGAGCGCGGCTCGTTCGACGTGGCGCTCAACGGAATCGAAGTCACGCCCGCGCGCAGCGGACGCATCCTCTTCACCCGGCCCTATTACATCTTCCAGTTGCGGCTGATGGCGCGGGGGGATGACCGCTCGGTGACGGGGCTCGCGTCGCTGCGAGGCCGGCGCGTGGGCACGCTGGCCAACTCGCAGGCGTGGGAGATGCTCCAGAAAGAGGGCGTCCAGGCGGTGCCCTATGAAGGAGTGGAGGAGCCCTACATCGACCTGGAGCAGGGGCGGGTGGACGCGGTGTTGATGGACGACCTCATCGCCCAGCGCTATGGCCAGCCGAGGGCCCGGCTGCGGGTGGTGGGCGACGTGGGCGAGGGGTACTACGCCATCGCCGTGCGCCCCGGGGACGAGGACCTTCGCGCCGCGCTGGACGTGGCCATCGGACATGTCGCCCGCTCGGGGGAGCTGCGCGCCATCTTCCAGCGGTGGAACATCGACAGTGCCTCGCAGCAGCGGATGGTGGAGTGGAGCGACGCGCAGACGCGCCAGGTGCTGGCGCAGACGCAGGCGCCCCGGCTGGGGTGGGCCCAGGGGGTGTTGTTCCTCCAGGCCGCGCTGGTGACGCTGGTGGTGTCCGTGGGGGCCATGACGCTCGCGGTGCCCCTGGGGGCGGGGTTGGCGCTGGTCCGGCTGTATGGCCCCCGGTGGCTCGGGCGGCTGGCGTCGCTCTATGTGGAGCTGTTCCGGGGCACGCCCGTGCTGCTCCAGCTCTATGTCCTCTACTACGGCCTGGCGGGAGTGCTGCGGCTGGACGCGCTCAGCGCGGCGGTGCTGGGACTGGGCTTGAACTACGCGGCCTATGAGGCGGAGGTGTATCGGGCGGGTGTGCTGGCGGTGCCTCGAGGACAGTTCGAGGCCGCGCTCGCGCTGGGCATGTCCACGCGCATGGCGGTGCGTCGGGTGATTTTCCCCCAGGCGTTCCGCGTGGCGCTGCCCGGTGTGACGAATGATTTCATCGCGTTGCTCAAGGACAGTTCGCTGGTGTCCGTCATCTCCGTTGTCGAACTCACCAAGCGGATGACCATCACCGCGGTGGATGTTCGCAGTTGGTTGCTGCCTGGGGCGCTGTGTGCGGCGTTGTATCTGGCGATGAGCTACCCTTTGTCCGTCCTGGCAAGGCGGTTGGAAGCGAGGTTGGCGCGCGGATGA
- a CDS encoding amino acid ABC transporter ATP-binding protein, with translation MIEVKDLCKRYEGRLVLDGFCASFAPGEVVALVGPSGCGKSTLLRCLNGLEPFDSGHIRVGDAVLEPGAEGKRGALVSSIRRRVGFVFQQWHLFAHRTALGNVIEAPRFVRGMDLKTATELGRVLLEKVGLEHRAGAYPSELSGGEQQRVAIARALAMEPEVLLLDEPTSALDPERVGELVALLSRLRDDGLTLVAVTHEMRFARELATRMLVLHGGRVLEEGSPEQVLEHPRHERTRAFLGLERASQHEEAPAASLGAGRSHASPVFPGATARE, from the coding sequence ATGATTGAAGTGAAGGACCTGTGCAAGCGCTACGAGGGGCGCTTGGTGTTGGACGGCTTTTGCGCGTCGTTCGCACCGGGAGAGGTGGTGGCGCTCGTTGGCCCGTCGGGATGTGGCAAGAGCACGCTCCTGCGGTGCCTGAACGGGTTGGAGCCGTTCGACTCCGGGCACATCCGGGTGGGCGACGCCGTGCTGGAGCCCGGCGCGGAGGGCAAGCGCGGCGCCCTGGTGTCGAGCATCCGACGCCGCGTGGGCTTCGTCTTCCAGCAGTGGCACCTGTTCGCGCACCGGACGGCGCTGGGCAACGTCATCGAGGCGCCCCGCTTCGTGCGCGGCATGGACCTGAAGACGGCGACGGAGCTGGGGCGCGTGCTGCTCGAGAAGGTGGGCCTGGAGCACCGCGCGGGGGCCTACCCGTCGGAGCTGTCCGGCGGTGAGCAGCAGCGGGTGGCCATCGCCCGGGCGCTGGCGATGGAGCCGGAGGTCCTGCTGCTGGACGAGCCCACCAGCGCGCTGGACCCGGAGCGCGTGGGCGAGCTGGTGGCGCTGTTGTCGCGGCTGCGCGACGACGGGCTCACGCTGGTGGCGGTGACGCACGAGATGCGCTTCGCGCGGGAGCTGGCGACGCGGATGCTGGTGCTGCATGGCGGAAGGGTCCTGGAGGAAGGTTCGCCGGAGCAGGTGCTGGAGCATCCGAGGCATGAGCGCACCCGCGCCTTCCTGGGCCTGGAGCGAGCCAGCCAGCACGAGGAGGCGCCCGCCGCCTCGCTTGGCGCGGGCAGAAGCCACGCGTCCCCGGTGTTCCCTGGCGCCACCGCGAGGGAGTGA
- a CDS encoding alpha/beta fold hydrolase, with translation MRSEVQLTEEGTGGGPRVLLLPGLGARGSGFRALAKVLSPMARTVLVEYPEGEHAAVGAGALARQVARAAGAMDAVVASSFGGMVAAHLAASGAVRGVAFLGAFTRTEHLGPRGLLIGMMGPIARWGRPGIVAAGLAAWRPVALSQVREVVPTTAVERDTTWHRALSIGSEPPPPELCQSRVACVCIQGDRDVLVPPSTLERLARSLPPGTPRHLLKGAGHVPYFTHPRECASLLAPWLERLAFARSVSVA, from the coding sequence ATGCGTTCGGAAGTGCAGCTCACGGAAGAGGGGACGGGCGGCGGGCCCAGGGTGCTGTTGTTGCCTGGGCTGGGGGCACGGGGTTCGGGGTTCCGCGCGCTGGCGAAGGTGCTGAGTCCCATGGCCCGGACCGTCCTGGTCGAGTACCCGGAAGGGGAGCACGCGGCCGTGGGCGCTGGCGCCCTGGCGCGGCAGGTGGCGCGAGCGGCCGGAGCGATGGACGCGGTGGTGGCCAGCTCCTTCGGGGGCATGGTGGCCGCGCACCTGGCGGCGTCCGGAGCGGTGCGTGGCGTGGCCTTCCTGGGTGCCTTCACGCGCACGGAGCACCTGGGGCCGCGCGGGTTGCTCATTGGAATGATGGGGCCCATCGCCCGGTGGGGGCGGCCCGGCATCGTCGCGGCGGGGCTGGCGGCGTGGCGGCCCGTCGCGCTGTCGCAGGTGCGGGAGGTGGTGCCCACCACGGCCGTGGAGCGCGACACCACCTGGCACCGCGCGCTCTCCATCGGCAGCGAGCCGCCGCCCCCCGAACTGTGCCAGTCGCGCGTCGCCTGTGTCTGCATCCAGGGGGACCGCGACGTGCTGGTGCCACCCTCCACGTTGGAGCGGCTGGCGCGCTCCCTTCCCCCCGGGACGCCCCGACATCTGCTGAAGGGGGCGGGGCACGTGCCCTACTTCACCCATCCCAGGGAGTGTGCGTCGCTGCTCGCGCCCTGGCTGGAGCGGCTGGCCTTCGCGCGGAGTGTCTCGGTGGCGTGA
- a CDS encoding SGNH/GDSL hydrolase family protein, translating into MQNRFTRWLVVLVFISTGAVASGQDAGPAPGTERPTPPAAAPPAPPAVERSRSVLLLGDSLIATGFGDYLLARLEAHPEIRASRRARSSTGLARPDFFDWMEVGEEEVKRHQPDVVVVILGGNDGQSLLERGGGKPIHWGKPEWEDAYRRRIESFAGVIAAPGRKIIWLELPATGLKRFEQKLGLIRGLQREVISSRTDARYVDTREYFTDAKGKALLHARVEGFRKPMKLRMSDGVHFTIAGGRYFASKVYPEVLGALGLSRG; encoded by the coding sequence ATGCAGAACCGTTTCACGCGTTGGCTCGTCGTCCTTGTCTTCATCTCCACTGGGGCCGTTGCATCGGGCCAGGATGCGGGCCCCGCGCCGGGAACCGAGCGTCCCACGCCTCCCGCCGCCGCGCCTCCGGCTCCTCCCGCCGTGGAGCGTTCCCGCTCCGTGCTGCTGCTGGGGGACAGCCTCATCGCCACGGGGTTCGGTGACTACCTGTTGGCTCGACTGGAGGCGCATCCGGAGATTCGTGCGTCACGCCGCGCGCGCTCTTCCACGGGCCTGGCCCGTCCCGACTTCTTCGATTGGATGGAGGTCGGCGAGGAGGAGGTGAAGCGGCACCAGCCCGACGTGGTGGTGGTCATCCTGGGCGGGAATGACGGCCAGTCGCTGCTGGAGCGCGGCGGGGGCAAGCCCATCCACTGGGGCAAGCCCGAGTGGGAGGACGCGTACCGTCGCCGCATCGAATCGTTCGCGGGAGTCATCGCCGCGCCGGGGCGGAAGATCATCTGGTTGGAGCTGCCGGCGACGGGGCTGAAGCGCTTCGAGCAGAAGCTGGGGCTCATCCGCGGCCTCCAGCGCGAGGTCATCAGTTCGCGGACGGATGCGCGGTATGTCGACACGCGCGAGTACTTCACCGACGCGAAGGGGAAGGCGCTGCTCCACGCGCGCGTCGAGGGCTTCCGCAAGCCGATGAAGCTGCGCATGAGCGACGGCGTGCACTTCACCATCGCGGGGGGCCGCTACTTCGCGAGCAAGGTCTATCCCGAGGTGCTGGGCGCGCTGGGGCTGTCGCGCGGATAG
- a CDS encoding general secretion pathway protein GspE produces MESSARRPLGEILLEMGVLDRAQLRLGLVHHHETRVPLGRALVREGLCSENDVLRGLALQLGVMAVDLDQSPPEPGTSELIPVRLARQYQAVPLRLERVPLEQGEREVLHIALPAPVSLEAVDAVRAVTGKPRVEAHVASDTAIARVLSELYGIEEPSEPASPAHAPGGPLLLYGWPPVTAVLISRQLIRHGYPARVATPLEVLHTDASDVVLAPIQAMEGLLAGEVRIAGSLIVHGASDDEGFERARQLGARGFLANPRDEELLLRAVRRLRPASSRNFPREPGSSHDSP; encoded by the coding sequence ATGGAATCCAGTGCCCGGCGTCCGCTCGGAGAAATCCTCCTGGAGATGGGAGTGCTCGACCGCGCCCAGCTCCGGCTCGGACTGGTCCATCACCATGAGACCCGAGTGCCCCTGGGACGCGCGCTGGTGCGCGAGGGCCTGTGCTCGGAGAACGACGTGCTGCGCGGCCTCGCCCTTCAGTTGGGCGTGATGGCCGTGGACCTGGACCAGAGTCCTCCCGAGCCCGGCACCTCGGAGCTCATCCCCGTCCGCCTGGCACGGCAGTACCAGGCCGTGCCGCTGCGGCTGGAGCGGGTGCCACTGGAGCAAGGTGAGCGCGAAGTCCTGCACATCGCCCTGCCCGCCCCCGTCTCGCTGGAGGCCGTCGATGCGGTGCGCGCCGTCACCGGAAAGCCCCGCGTCGAGGCGCACGTGGCCTCCGACACCGCCATCGCCCGCGTGCTCTCGGAGCTGTACGGCATCGAGGAACCCTCCGAGCCCGCCTCGCCCGCACATGCACCCGGCGGCCCGCTGCTGCTCTACGGCTGGCCTCCCGTCACCGCGGTCCTCATCTCGCGGCAGCTCATCCGGCACGGCTACCCCGCCCGCGTGGCGACACCGCTGGAGGTGCTCCACACGGACGCCAGCGACGTGGTGCTCGCGCCCATCCAGGCCATGGAGGGACTGCTGGCCGGAGAGGTCCGCATCGCGGGCTCTCTCATCGTCCATGGCGCCTCCGATGACGAGGGCTTCGAGCGGGCACGGCAGCTCGGCGCGAGAGGATTCCTCGCCAATCCCCGCGACGAGGAGCTGCTCCTGCGCGCCGTGAGGCGGCTGCGTCCCGCCTCCTCCAGGAACTTCCCGCGCGAGCCGGGCTCCTCGCACGACTCGCCCTGA
- a CDS encoding Spx/MgsR family RNA polymerase-binding regulatory protein — protein sequence MSNDVLVLSYSGCSTCKKALKWLEAQGVPHRVRPIVDTPPTVAELEQWIPRSGVSVRKWLNTSGQSYRAMGKAKVDAASEAELRAWLAADGKLVKRPVVVTPTTVLVGFQPEAWERVFASRG from the coding sequence ATGTCGAACGACGTCCTCGTCCTCTCCTACTCGGGCTGTTCCACCTGCAAGAAGGCGCTGAAGTGGCTGGAGGCGCAGGGGGTTCCCCACCGTGTTCGTCCCATCGTCGACACGCCTCCCACTGTCGCGGAGTTGGAACAATGGATACCCCGCAGTGGGGTGTCTGTCCGGAAGTGGCTCAACACCAGCGGGCAGAGTTATCGCGCGATGGGCAAGGCCAAGGTCGACGCCGCGAGCGAGGCGGAGCTGCGCGCGTGGCTCGCCGCGGATGGAAAGCTGGTGAAGCGGCCCGTCGTCGTCACGCCCACCACCGTCCTCGTCGGCTTCCAGCCCGAGGCGTGGGAGCGCGTCTTCGCCTCACGCGGCTGA